GATCGTCTCGGACCCCGAGGACGGCGACGTGATCGGCCACACGCTGCGCGCGGTGGGGCCGGTGACGAAGGCCCTGGCGGCGCTGAAGGAAGGCGAGGTCTTGGGCCTGCGCGGGCCCTTCGGCAGCAGCTGGCCACTTGAAGAGGCGAAGGGAAGGGACGTCCTCATTGTCACCGGCGGCCTGGGCTGCGCGCCGACCCTGGGCGCCTTGCACTACCTATTTCGGCGCCGGGAGAATTACGGCGCCATCAAGATCGTCCACGGCGTGAAGGCCCCGAAGGACCTGATCCTGCACCGGCAGTTCGAGGAGTGGCGGCGCGCCCCGAACACCGAGGTGCACCTTACGGCAGATCAATCCGGCGGGCGCTGGAAGCACAAGGTGGGCCTGGTGCCGCATCTCTTGGTCGAGGTCGCCTTCGATCCGGCGAAGACGATCGTGATGATGTGCGGCCCCGAGGTCATGATGCGGCTGGCGATCAAGCAGTTGATCTACAAGGGCCTTGCCGCCGAGCGCATCTACCTCTCCCTGGAGCGCAATATGAAGTGCGCCCTGGGCTTCTGCGGGCACTGCCAGTTCGGGCCGCAGTTTATCTGCAAGGACGGGCCGGTCCTGCGCTACGACCGGATCCAGGGCATCTTCAACCTCAAGGAAGTCTGAATGGTGAAGCGAAAACCCAAGCTGGCCGTCTGGAAATTCGCCTCTTGCGACGGCTGCCAACTGAGCCTGCTGGACTGCGAGGACGAACTGCTCGCCCTGGCCGACGAGATCGAGATCGCTCAATTCCTGGAGGCCTCGAAGGCC
The Deltaproteobacteria bacterium PRO3 DNA segment above includes these coding regions:
- a CDS encoding Ni/Fe hydrogenase subunit gamma, whose protein sequence is MTALIPQPAEIVEKRREAEGIYTVRVRLAAAETRRAYRFQPGQFNMLYAFGAGDVPMSIVSDPEDGDVIGHTLRAVGPVTKALAALKEGEVLGLRGPFGSSWPLEEAKGRDVLIVTGGLGCAPTLGALHYLFRRRENYGAIKIVHGVKAPKDLILHRQFEEWRRAPNTEVHLTADQSGGRWKHKVGLVPHLLVEVAFDPAKTIVMMCGPEVMMRLAIKQLIYKGLAAERIYLSLERNMKCALGFCGHCQFGPQFICKDGPVLRYDRIQGIFNLKEV